TGCCTATACAGCTTGATGATGTTGCTCGTGATTTCCCAAACTTAAAGCTTGTAGCCTTTCACATGGGGTATCCATATTGTGATGATCTCAATATGGTAGCAATGGGACATCCTAATGTGTATTTATGTTTGAGTCTGCTTGTACCTTGGGCAATAACTGCACCATATAAATTTGGAAAAATCCTTGGAGAAGCAATGCGATTTGTAGGACCAGACCGTATTATTTGGGGGACAGACAGTGCAGGATTTGGTGCTCAGATTGGTGCAGCAGTGATGGGATTGCGCAACTTCCAAATACCTGATGAATTACAATGGCAATATGGTTATTTACCTTTATCCGATGAGGACAAACACAAGATTTTTGGAGGTAATCTAGCTGAACTGTTAGGGATTGATTCCACTGTACGACGTATCAGCAAATGATGGTGAGTTCTATATTAAATGGTAAGATGAAAAGTTGTAATTATGTAGTTTTATAGTGGGTCGCAAAAGACGGGCTTGAAATTAAATTTTATGAAAGGAGATAAAAAAATGCATAAATTCGAAGGTAAATATGCTATTGCTACAGGTGGGACGGATGGCATTACAAAGGAAAGTATTATCTGTATGGCAAGGAAAGGATTAAGTGGTGCCATAATCGCTGGTAGAAATGAAGAACGAGGTATAAAAGCCGCTGAAGAAATCAAAAAGTTAACTGGTTGTGAGTGTTATTATGTTCAGACTGATGTTTCAAAACCAGAGGATATAGTAAACTTATTTAAAGTAGCAAAATCGAAATTCCCTACTATTCAAATTTTAGTAAATGGTGCAGGAGTATGTCCATCAATGCCAATTGAAACTATTGATGCACAAGAATGGGACAGGGTAATGAATATTAATTTAAGAAGTATGCACCTATGTATACTAGAAGCTCTTAAGTTTATGAAACCACAGAAATATGGAAAGATAATAAATGTCTCTTCTGCTGCAGGTAGAATTGGTGGGACTGAATCATCTATAGCCTATTCTGTATCGAAAGGTGGAATGATTACTGCTACTAAATGTTATGCAAAAGCATACGGTGTTTACAATATTAATGTAAATAGTATCTGTCCAGGTGCCATTAAAACAAATATGATTGCTGATTTTACTTATGCAAATGCTCCAGAATCCTTAATTAAAAAAATCATTCCGTTGGGTAGATTAGGAAAAGTTGAAGATTGTAGTGGAGTTATAGAATTTCTAGCTAGTAATGATTCAGATTACATCACTGGATGTAGCATAGATGTAAATGGTGGAGTATTCATGAATTAAAAAATAATGTTTTTTACGGCTCTGGGCATATTAATATTTCCGCAAGCTCTTAATGAGCGATTTCATGAATGTTCAGTTGCTTTCATGAAAGAAGTTTTTAATTTTAAAGGCATGGTTAATACACTATGCCTTTAAGATTTTTCCTGTATAATTCCACTTAAATGGCTTTGCTAGATTTTATAATATGTTATAAAATCTAATATCTTGGCCTCAGATTCATGGACTGATTTAAAAATTGCACACCTACTTAATATTTTTCAGCTTAATATACTGAGCCAAATTTCAATTTAATTTAACCATAACGTATATTTGGGAATATAAAC
The window above is part of the Clostridium saccharoperbutylacetonicum N1-4(HMT) genome. Proteins encoded here:
- a CDS encoding SDR family NAD(P)-dependent oxidoreductase translates to MHKFEGKYAIATGGTDGITKESIICMARKGLSGAIIAGRNEERGIKAAEEIKKLTGCECYYVQTDVSKPEDIVNLFKVAKSKFPTIQILVNGAGVCPSMPIETIDAQEWDRVMNINLRSMHLCILEALKFMKPQKYGKIINVSSAAGRIGGTESSIAYSVSKGGMITATKCYAKAYGVYNINVNSICPGAIKTNMIADFTYANAPESLIKKIIPLGRLGKVEDCSGVIEFLASNDSDYITGCSIDVNGGVFMN